The genomic interval ATGGATTAACTGACGGCGAATACGAGTCTTTAGATTTTTGTTGAAAACAGATGAATATATATATGGGCATAAGATATTGATTGATGGAATTCCTTATCATTTCGAAAAATACATTCCAACTGAGGAAGAACTAATAAAATCACGGCTGGAAAGAAATCACAAGCTTTGAGCAGCTTGCAAATAAACTTCTTTAGGAGATGATTTATGCACTGCACAGGATGTTTTAAACAGATTGCGGAAAGCGATAAGGCTTATGCTACTGCAATCGGCAGTATAGAGCAAAACCCTTTTAGTAAAGAAGGAGAATATGGCTTTTATGCTTCTGAGGTCGAACCATGGATAACTGTTCTATGCAAAGATTGCGGGAGTAGAGTGCATGATTTCATTACAAAACAGTTGCAAGCTAAACATCTATGATGACAACAAAATCTAACCCCACCATAATCCTCGGCGATAGTCGGAGGATGAAAGAGCTAAAGGATGAGTCCGTTCATCTCGTCGTTACCTCTCCGCCGTATTGGCAATTAAAAGACTACGGCAATGGAAGCCAGATAGAGTTTAATGACAGTTATGAAAATTACATAAATAATCTTAACCTTGTTTCGATAAAAAGATTGACCCTAAGAAATTAAGATTCGGCTCGAAAATAGACAATTCAGGTCATCAGAGAGAGACCCAGGCTGTCAGATAATACAGGTGAGTCAAAAGGCATACCCTATTCAGACTATTATTGTCCTGATCCTATGAGAGAGGCCCTACTTTACGATAGGCTTAATAATGGGAAGGTGAGATGCAGGACCTGCCCGCGGTATTGCACCATCTTACAAGGCAAAACCGGCTGGTGTACAACCAGGGTTAATAAGGAAGGTAAACTTTACACTTTGATATACGGCCTTGTGGCATCAATGGCTGTATCGCCTATAGAAAAGAAGCCCCTTTTTCACTTCTATCCAGGCAGCAAATGGATCTCCATGGGGACCTATGGCTGCAACTTTCGGTGTCCGGGTTGCCAGAACTGGAGCCTATCACATGCACGGCCACCTGAATGGGCCACCTACATGACCCCGGAAGAGGTTGTAAGCATTGCAAGGCATCACAATTGTCTGGGGGTTTCCTGGACATACAATGAACCGACCATATGGCTGGAATACACCATTGACTGTGCAAAGGCCTCCAAAGAGGCAGGTCTTATTACCCACTATGTCACCAATGGTTACATAACAGAGGAGGCATTGGACGGCATAGGGCCGTATCTTGACTGCTTCAGGGTTGATATAAAAGGATTTACAGAGGGATCCTATTTCAAGACAGCCCATATAAAGGATTTCTCGCCAATCCTGAAGGCCACAAAAAGGGCAAAAGAGAGGTGGGGGATGCATGTAGAGTGTGTAACCAATGTAACCCCCGGCTTTAACGATGACGATTCGCAGTTCCGGGGTATTGCCTCCTGGATTATTGAGGAACTTGGACAGGATACACCATGGCATGTTACCCGTTTTATCCCATATCACAAACTGACAGACCTTTACCAAACCCCTGTTGAAACCCTCGAAAGGGCAAGAAAGATAGGCCTTGATGTGGGTCTTCGATATGTCTACATTGGAAACATCCCGGGCCATGAAGGGGAGAATACACGCTGTCATAACTGTAATAAGCCCCTTATTGAAAGGGAAGGCTTTGTTGTTATGACCTATAATCTTAAGGGCAACCAATGCCCATTCTGCAGGACCATTATCCCGGGGAGATTTCCAAAGAGATATGGAGAGGACTACAAGACCTGGGAGGGTTATGAGGTGGGGGTGATTTGAGGAAAAACATCCTCCTTACAGGCCGCCCACGGGTTGGTAAATCTACCATTATACAGCGAATAGCCGAAAGGCTCCGCAGCGCTGGTTGTAAAAAGATCGGTGGGTTTTATACCTCAGAAATATCCCGTGATGGCATGCGTATAGGTTTTGCCATTCACACCCTGAATGGCCGTGTAGGACGGCTTGCAGAGGTTGGACTTGAATGCCGCCACAGGCTTGGAAAGTACGGCATAGACATGGAGTCGTTTGAGACTGTTGCCCTGACAGCCCTTGAGGATGCCATAAAAATGGGCGGCATAGTTATAATAGACGAGATTGGTTACATGGAACTAACGTCACGGCGTTTCAGGGAACTTGTCGTTAAGGCTTTAGATTCACCTGCTTTTGTACTGGCCACCATCATGCGGTCAAGGTTCGATTTCCCGGATGCAATAAAGGCACGCAGTGATGTTGAGGTCATTACCGTAAGGGTGGACAACCGTGACAGGCTCGTGGATGAAATAATGGCAAGGTTCTATCTATAAATTTGGGTCTCATTTTTTTATTGCAAAAAGTCTCTATTTGTGCTATATAGTTAATATAATATATCGCAGTTGAATCGGAACGGATTTGCAATTTCAATAGTGTGTAACCTTTCTTCTTTGCGATGACTAAACTCGGGCATGTGTTCGGGGGAGATAAGTCCAGCGGAGGGAGGAGGTGAATCTTATGCTGGTTAAAGAGATCATGAAAAAGGTACCGGATCTCGTCATCTGTGCCCCAACCACCTACGTAACAGAAGCGGCTAAAAAGATGGAGGACTTTAACGTCGGATGTATCCTTATCACAGAGGACGGCAGCTTAAAGGGAATCCTTACAGACCGCGACATTGCAGTCTCAGTCGTAGCTAAGGGGAAAAATCCCCGTGAGACCCAGGTGAAGGAGATTATGAAGACCCATCTAATCACCGGAAGGCCCGATTGGGATCTCTTTGAAGCCACCAAGTTGATGGCCGAGAAGAAGATTCGGCGTTTACCCATTCAGACCAACGGGAGACTGGAAGGATTTGTATCGCTGGCTGACTTAGCCCCTGTATTTCAGAGGGAGTTAGATTCCTTCCTGGAGATTGAGTCCGCTCCCGTCGGACATTAGTCAAAAGTCAAAAGCCCCTCGGACACATGTCCTGAACATGCCCTTCATCTTCAATAAAATCCTATTTTGTGCTATATTTTGCCAATAGAACCCTAAGGGGGAGGAGATTATGCCAAAATGGGAGTCAAAGGAAGAATATGAGAAGTGGAAGCAGGAAAGACTAAAACAGACTAAAGAGGCCCCGCAACAAAGCCCCCCTCAACATGCAGGCCCTGCACAATACGAAAGTCCTCCGCAGCAAAGCACGGGCACTTACAGCACAAAACCTGAAGTCGGAGACTCGACTCTTCGAGAAAGCTATTCCTATGCTGGCGCATGGATAAGGTTCGTTGCCCTTATAA from Nitrospirota bacterium carries:
- a CDS encoding NTPase, whose translation is MRKNILLTGRPRVGKSTIIQRIAERLRSAGCKKIGGFYTSEISRDGMRIGFAIHTLNGRVGRLAEVGLECRHRLGKYGIDMESFETVALTALEDAIKMGGIVIIDEIGYMELTSRRFRELVVKALDSPAFVLATIMRSRFDFPDAIKARSDVEVITVRVDNRDRLVDEIMARFYL
- the amrS gene encoding AmmeMemoRadiSam system radical SAM enzyme, encoding MREALLYDRLNNGKVRCRTCPRYCTILQGKTGWCTTRVNKEGKLYTLIYGLVASMAVSPIEKKPLFHFYPGSKWISMGTYGCNFRCPGCQNWSLSHARPPEWATYMTPEEVVSIARHHNCLGVSWTYNEPTIWLEYTIDCAKASKEAGLITHYVTNGYITEEALDGIGPYLDCFRVDIKGFTEGSYFKTAHIKDFSPILKATKRAKERWGMHVECVTNVTPGFNDDDSQFRGIASWIIEELGQDTPWHVTRFIPYHKLTDLYQTPVETLERARKIGLDVGLRYVYIGNIPGHEGENTRCHNCNKPLIEREGFVVMTYNLKGNQCPFCRTIIPGRFPKRYGEDYKTWEGYEVGVI
- a CDS encoding CBS domain-containing protein, with the translated sequence MKKVPDLVICAPTTYVTEAAKKMEDFNVGCILITEDGSLKGILTDRDIAVSVVAKGKNPRETQVKEIMKTHLITGRPDWDLFEATKLMAEKKIRRLPIQTNGRLEGFVSLADLAPVFQRELDSFLEIESAPVGH